One part of the Anaerolineales bacterium genome encodes these proteins:
- a CDS encoding nucleotide sugar dehydrogenase: MTTIRTELEAKLTERRARMAVLGMGYVGLPLATVFAEAGFDVTGIDPDPRKIEALQKGESYIGDIPSSQVAALVKAGKLHASATFEPLAEMDLVSICVPTPLRKTGDPDLSYILSATEQLAKHLHSGMVIVLESTTYPGTTRELVLEKLESISGLKAGQDFFLAFSPERVDPGREDWTTVNMPKVIGGITAACGEVAALWYGQALKTVIPVSSAEVAEMAKLLENTFRMVNIGLVNEMAIMCQRLGVDVWEVIDAAATKPFGFMKFTPGPGLGGHCIPIDPLYLSWKLKSLNYTARFIELASEINTNMPRHVVSRVQEALNEHGKALNGSKVLIIGAAYKPDIDDLRESPALDVIGLLKEKKASVTYHDPYIPHVEHDGWSMDSVPDVLKATADADAVVLVTNHRDYDYPALLKNAKLIVDTRNAFGTLAKNDPKVIKL, from the coding sequence ATGACTACGATCCGCACTGAACTTGAGGCCAAGTTGACCGAGCGCCGCGCCCGCATGGCGGTATTGGGCATGGGCTACGTGGGCTTGCCGCTGGCAACCGTTTTTGCCGAAGCCGGTTTTGACGTCACGGGCATTGACCCTGACCCGCGCAAGATCGAGGCGCTGCAAAAAGGGGAATCCTATATCGGCGACATCCCCAGTAGCCAGGTGGCCGCGCTGGTGAAGGCTGGCAAGCTGCACGCAAGCGCCACCTTTGAACCGCTGGCCGAGATGGACTTGGTGAGCATCTGTGTGCCCACCCCGCTGCGCAAGACGGGTGACCCGGATCTTTCCTACATTCTTTCGGCCACCGAGCAGTTGGCGAAGCATCTACACTCGGGCATGGTGATCGTGCTCGAGTCCACCACCTACCCCGGCACCACGCGTGAGCTGGTGCTGGAGAAGCTGGAGAGCATCAGCGGTTTGAAGGCGGGTCAGGATTTCTTCCTTGCTTTTTCTCCTGAACGGGTGGACCCGGGCCGCGAGGACTGGACCACGGTCAATATGCCCAAGGTCATCGGCGGTATCACCGCCGCCTGCGGCGAAGTGGCCGCGCTGTGGTACGGGCAGGCGCTCAAGACGGTCATCCCGGTCAGCTCGGCTGAAGTGGCTGAGATGGCCAAGCTGCTGGAGAACACCTTCCGCATGGTGAACATTGGCCTGGTCAACGAGATGGCGATCATGTGCCAGCGCCTGGGCGTGGACGTCTGGGAGGTAATCGACGCGGCGGCCACCAAGCCGTTCGGCTTCATGAAGTTTACGCCGGGGCCGGGTCTGGGCGGCCATTGCATCCCCATCGACCCGCTGTATCTTTCGTGGAAGCTGAAATCCCTAAATTACACGGCGCGCTTCATTGAGCTGGCGTCTGAGATCAATACCAACATGCCGCGCCACGTGGTGAGCCGCGTGCAGGAAGCGCTGAACGAGCATGGCAAGGCGCTGAATGGCAGCAAAGTGCTGATCATCGGCGCGGCGTACAAACCGGACATTGACGACCTGCGCGAATCGCCGGCTCTGGACGTGATCGGCTTGCTAAAAGAAAAGAAGGCCAGCGTCACCTATCACGACCCCTACATTCCGCATGTGGAGCATGATGGTTGGTCAATGGACAGTGTGCCCGACGTGCTGAAGGCCACTGCCGACGCTGATGCTGTGGTGCTGGTGACCAACCACAGGGATTATGACTACCCTGCGCTGCTAAAGAATGCCAAGCTGATCGTAGACACGCGCAACGCCTTTGGTACGTTAGCCAAAAACGACCCCAAGGTGATCAAGCTCTAG
- the tsaB gene encoding tRNA (adenosine(37)-N6)-threonylcarbamoyltransferase complex dimerization subunit type 1 TsaB, with amino-acid sequence MTLLAIDASTRNTGIAVYDGVQVLYECSWHSEQFHSVELAPAVELGLQRAGVGAKGLRALAVAIGPGSYTGLRIGLALAKGLVFARNLALVSVPTLDVLAHGQPVQDLPMAAVLQAGRGRLGVGWYHADGGVWQASTPPELLTAAELAERIQRPTYICGELSESDRATVGRKYKNAVLASPALCLRRPAILAEMGWQRWQAGELTDPAGLSPEYLQASTAVP; translated from the coding sequence ATGACCCTGCTAGCCATTGACGCTTCCACCCGCAACACCGGCATCGCCGTCTATGACGGCGTGCAGGTGTTGTATGAGTGCAGCTGGCACAGCGAGCAGTTCCACAGCGTGGAGCTGGCCCCAGCGGTTGAGCTGGGCCTGCAGCGCGCCGGCGTCGGCGCCAAGGGTTTGAGGGCGTTGGCGGTCGCCATCGGCCCGGGTTCGTATACCGGTCTGCGGATCGGATTGGCGTTGGCTAAAGGGCTGGTGTTCGCTCGCAACCTGGCGCTGGTCTCGGTGCCCACGCTGGATGTGCTGGCACATGGCCAGCCCGTGCAGGACCTGCCGATGGCGGCGGTGCTGCAGGCGGGGCGCGGCCGCCTGGGCGTGGGCTGGTATCACGCGGACGGCGGTGTGTGGCAGGCCTCCACCCCGCCCGAACTGCTCACCGCGGCCGAGTTGGCCGAGCGTATTCAGCGGCCCACATATATTTGCGGTGAGCTGAGCGAGTCAGACCGCGCCACCGTCGGACGCAAGTACAAGAACGCGGTGCTGGCCAGCCCGGCCTTGTGCTTGCGCCGCCCCGCCATCCTGGCCGAGATGGGCTGGCAGCGCTGGCAGGCTGGAGAGCTGACTGACCCGGCGGGCCTAAGCCCCGAGTATCTGCAAGCCAGCACTGCGGTGCCGTAG
- the rimI gene encoding ribosomal protein S18-alanine N-acetyltransferase: protein MSQADLNIRPMRLEDIDQVHALEMAIFPTPWSRNSYVFEIEQNSASHQWVVESQPGGQIAAYIVCWLLGGDELHIANIAVAPGFRRQGLGRGLLAHVLAAGAELGAQSAALEVRASNLAAQQLYTEFGFEVVAVRKGYYQDNHEDALLLHLPSLKAYATHQTSQTPLDF, encoded by the coding sequence GTGAGCCAGGCTGATCTCAACATCCGCCCGATGCGGCTGGAGGATATAGACCAGGTGCATGCGCTGGAGATGGCCATCTTCCCTACCCCGTGGTCACGCAACAGCTATGTATTTGAAATTGAGCAAAACAGCGCCTCACACCAGTGGGTGGTGGAAAGCCAGCCCGGCGGCCAGATAGCTGCCTACATCGTGTGTTGGTTGCTGGGCGGCGATGAGCTGCACATCGCCAACATTGCTGTGGCGCCTGGTTTTCGGCGCCAGGGGTTGGGCAGGGGGCTGCTGGCGCATGTTTTGGCAGCTGGCGCCGAACTTGGCGCCCAGAGTGCCGCGCTGGAGGTGCGGGCCAGCAACCTGGCCGCTCAGCAACTGTATACAGAGTTTGGCTTTGAAGTGGTGGCAGTGCGCAAAGGCTATTATCAGGATAACCACGAGGATGCCTTGCTGCTGCACTTGCCCAGCCTGAAGGCGTATGCAACCCATCAAACCAGCCAAACCCCACTTGATTTTTGA
- a CDS encoding SDR family oxidoreductase gives MKDNLPAILITGASTGIGKACALHLAQRGWRVFAGVRRMPDGRSLAAAAKNITPVILDVTKSAHITRAVQTIQKSLGSSGLQALVNNAGIAVAGPLEFLPIEELRYQMEVNFIGQVALTQACLPLLRAGRGRVINVSSISGKVVPPLLLPYSASKFALEAFTDGLRRELHPWGLPVVSIVAGSIATPIWEKTVGTASRMRGDLPRRAESLYGPMMQRGYRRAENSAGRGLPVEEFARLLEHIVLTPNPRTRYIIGRGTWLAATLARLLPDRWMDRLLRRSY, from the coding sequence ATGAAAGACAATCTGCCCGCGATCCTGATCACCGGCGCCTCCACTGGCATTGGCAAAGCGTGTGCGCTGCACCTGGCGCAGCGCGGCTGGCGCGTGTTTGCCGGTGTGCGCCGCATGCCGGATGGCCGCAGCCTGGCCGCAGCGGCCAAGAACATTACGCCTGTGATCCTAGACGTGACCAAATCGGCACACATTACCCGCGCCGTGCAGACAATTCAAAAGAGTCTGGGCAGCAGCGGCCTGCAGGCGCTGGTGAACAACGCCGGGATCGCCGTAGCTGGCCCGCTGGAGTTTCTGCCAATCGAAGAATTGCGCTACCAGATGGAGGTCAATTTCATTGGCCAGGTGGCGCTGACCCAGGCCTGTCTGCCGCTGCTGCGGGCCGGGCGCGGGCGGGTGATCAATGTCAGCTCCATCAGCGGCAAAGTGGTTCCGCCCCTGCTGCTGCCGTATTCGGCGTCAAAGTTCGCCTTGGAGGCGTTTACGGATGGCTTGCGGCGCGAACTGCATCCGTGGGGATTACCGGTGGTCTCGATCGTGGCAGGCAGCATAGCGACGCCAATTTGGGAGAAGACGGTGGGTACTGCCAGCCGCATGCGCGGCGATCTGCCGCGCCGGGCGGAGAGCCTGTATGGGCCGATGATGCAACGCGGCTATCGCCGGGCCGAAAATTCGGCGGGGCGCGGTCTGCCTGTTGAGGAGTTCGCCCGTTTGCTTGAGCACATTGTGCTGACCCCGAATCCGCGCACGCGCTACATCATTGGCAGGGGCACTTGGCTGGCGGCCACCCTGGCGCGGCTGCTGCCTGACCGTTGGATGGACCGGCTGCTGCGGCGCAGCTACTGA
- the tsaE gene encoding tRNA (adenosine(37)-N6)-threonylcarbamoyltransferase complex ATPase subunit type 1 TsaE: protein MPILTDGALEVFSNSPEQTRRLGMQLGELLAPGDVIWLEGDLGSGKTTLVQGVAAGWGSVDAVTSPTFVLVNVYRRPNRQQLAHMDAYRLESAEDAEQLDLDALMDQGPLVVEWAPRIAAALPAERLRLQLETVDETRRHILIEPTGERYQNMARAFKDAVYGN, encoded by the coding sequence GTGCCGATACTTACGGATGGCGCCCTGGAAGTGTTTAGCAACAGCCCAGAGCAGACCCGCCGCCTGGGGATGCAACTGGGCGAGCTGTTGGCGCCCGGCGACGTGATCTGGCTTGAGGGCGACCTGGGCAGCGGCAAAACCACCCTGGTGCAGGGCGTGGCCGCCGGCTGGGGTTCTGTGGACGCGGTCACCAGCCCAACCTTTGTGCTGGTCAATGTGTATCGCCGCCCCAATCGCCAGCAGCTGGCGCATATGGATGCTTATCGTTTAGAGAGCGCCGAAGACGCAGAACAGCTGGACCTTGATGCATTGATGGACCAGGGGCCGCTGGTAGTGGAGTGGGCGCCGCGGATTGCCGCGGCGCTGCCGGCGGAGCGGCTGCGCCTGCAGCTGGAAACGGTGGATGAGACCCGTCGGCACATTCTTATTGAGCCAACAGGCGAGCGTTATCAGAATATGGCGCGTGCCTTCAAAGATGCTGTGTACGGTAACTAA
- a CDS encoding S1 RNA-binding domain-containing protein — protein MNQNELSHSGEQAGAQAQPTGLTMEELLNQSELNLDMPRPGEMRTGIVASTANNEILVSIGAKSEGIISSREVEAMTPEEREQIKVGQEIQVYVVSPESAGGMMQLSYTRSKEDDDWGNAEELMKSKETYTGVVDGFNKGGLIVRVGRLRGFVPASQISQARRLRYKGDTPEQRWEEMKGEQLSARVIEVDRERRRLIMSERAANQETREAMKERLLGEIAIGETRKGHVTSLADFGAFVNINGADGLVHLSELSWERVDHPSKLLKVGDEVEVKVISIDQDRKRIGLSMRQLQADPWEDQINKYHVGQLVEGTVTRLVKFGAFVRMDEHIEGLIHISEMGEGHVEHPKEVVHEGDKLVVRIIKIETDKRRIGLSLSKVDSAQFSDLDYAAAMAEMNQGDEQ, from the coding sequence ATGAATCAAAACGAACTCTCCCATTCGGGGGAGCAAGCCGGCGCTCAGGCGCAGCCTACCGGCTTGACCATGGAAGAACTGCTCAATCAGAGCGAATTGAATCTGGACATGCCTCGCCCGGGCGAGATGCGCACCGGTATCGTGGCAAGCACAGCCAACAATGAAATTCTGGTGAGCATCGGCGCCAAGTCCGAAGGCATTATCTCCTCCCGCGAAGTCGAAGCCATGACTCCCGAGGAGCGAGAGCAGATCAAAGTCGGCCAGGAGATCCAGGTCTATGTAGTCAGCCCTGAAAGCGCTGGCGGCATGATGCAACTCTCCTACACACGCTCCAAGGAAGATGATGACTGGGGCAACGCCGAAGAGTTGATGAAGTCCAAGGAAACCTACACTGGCGTCGTTGACGGCTTCAACAAGGGCGGCCTCATTGTGCGCGTCGGCCGCCTGCGCGGCTTCGTGCCCGCCTCCCAGATCAGCCAGGCTCGCCGCCTGCGCTACAAGGGCGATACGCCCGAGCAGCGCTGGGAAGAAATGAAGGGCGAGCAGCTCAGCGCCCGCGTGATCGAAGTTGACCGCGAGCGCCGCCGCCTCATCATGAGCGAGCGCGCCGCCAACCAGGAAACCCGTGAAGCCATGAAAGAGCGCCTGCTGGGCGAGATCGCCATCGGTGAAACCCGCAAGGGCCACGTCACCAGCCTGGCGGACTTCGGCGCCTTCGTCAACATCAACGGCGCTGACGGCCTCGTTCACCTCTCCGAACTCTCGTGGGAGCGCGTAGACCACCCCAGCAAGCTGCTCAAGGTCGGCGACGAGGTCGAGGTCAAGGTCATCAGCATTGACCAGGACCGCAAGCGCATTGGCCTCTCCATGCGCCAGCTCCAAGCAGACCCGTGGGAAGACCAGATCAACAAGTACCATGTGGGCCAGTTGGTGGAAGGAACCGTCACCCGCCTGGTCAAGTTCGGCGCCTTTGTGCGTATGGATGAGCACATCGAAGGCCTCATCCACATCTCCGAGATGGGCGAAGGGCATGTCGAGCACCCCAAGGAAGTCGTACACGAGGGTGACAAGCTGGTCGTGCGCATCATCAAGATCGAGACCGATAAGCGCCGCATCGGCCTCTCGCTCAGCAAGGTCGACTCGGCCCAGTTCAGCGACCTGGATTACGCCGCTGCCATGGCGGAGATGAACCAGGGCGACGAGCAGTAA
- a CDS encoding ATP-binding protein has translation MPRAAFPFTAIVGQERMKRALILNAVDQRIGGVLIRGERGTAKSTASRAMAALLPEIDVFSESPFNDDPNAPETWSDWARERKEAGQPLTVAKRKVGFVDLPVSATEDRVVGTLDIEKAIQKGERHFEPGVLAAANRGLLYIDEVNLLDDHVVDLLLDSAAMGVNIVEREGISFSHPARFILIGTMNPEEGDLRPQLLDRFAFSVDIGSIRDPRQRVQIMERNLKFELDSEAFYKEWAPKEQELAEQILAARKLVDSVAYTSRDLVSIASLTASLQVDGHRADLVILKAARAQAAFDARKAVSDLDIAIAAELALPHRIKHGPFHQSEITVTELQEKINEMKQSGEADGDADATEESQDDSNHKDPVKKKI, from the coding sequence ATGCCCCGAGCAGCATTCCCCTTCACAGCCATTGTTGGCCAGGAGCGCATGAAGCGCGCCCTTATTTTGAACGCCGTTGACCAGCGCATCGGCGGTGTGCTTATCCGCGGGGAGCGCGGTACGGCCAAATCCACCGCCTCCCGCGCCATGGCTGCGCTGCTGCCGGAAATTGACGTTTTTTCCGAATCGCCGTTCAACGACGACCCCAATGCGCCGGAAACCTGGTCAGACTGGGCGCGCGAGCGCAAAGAGGCCGGGCAGCCACTGACGGTGGCCAAGCGCAAGGTAGGTTTTGTGGACCTGCCGGTGAGCGCCACCGAGGACCGTGTGGTGGGCACCCTGGACATTGAAAAGGCGATCCAGAAAGGCGAGCGCCACTTTGAGCCAGGCGTGCTGGCGGCTGCCAACCGCGGCCTGCTGTACATTGACGAAGTCAATCTGCTGGATGACCACGTGGTGGATCTGCTGCTCGACTCGGCTGCGATGGGCGTCAACATTGTGGAACGTGAGGGCATATCCTTCTCGCACCCCGCCCGTTTCATCCTTATCGGCACCATGAACCCGGAGGAAGGCGACCTGCGCCCACAACTGCTGGACCGCTTTGCCTTCTCGGTGGATATTGGCAGCATCCGTGACCCGCGCCAGCGTGTGCAGATCATGGAGCGCAACCTCAAGTTTGAACTGGACTCCGAAGCTTTCTATAAGGAGTGGGCGCCCAAGGAGCAGGAGCTGGCCGAGCAGATCCTGGCGGCGCGCAAGCTGGTCGACTCGGTGGCGTACACCTCGCGTGACCTGGTGTCCATCGCATCGCTGACGGCCTCGCTGCAGGTGGACGGCCACCGCGCCGACCTGGTGATCCTGAAGGCAGCGCGTGCCCAGGCGGCGTTCGATGCGCGCAAGGCGGTGAGCGATCTGGACATTGCGATCGCCGCCGAACTGGCGCTGCCGCACCGCATCAAGCACGGACCCTTCCACCAATCGGAGATAACCGTCACCGAGCTGCAAGAGAAGATCAACGAAATGAAACAGTCTGGCGAGGCTGACGGGGACGCGGATGCTACTGAAGAGAGCCAGGACGACAGCAATCACAAAGACCCCGTAAAAAAAAAGATCTAG
- a CDS encoding VWA domain-containing protein, which translates to MNPTQETFAPQKLANPLDKITRRRSGRRSRTRTERKRGRYIQARPAGDDLSDIAFDATIRAAAPHQKTRTEQRKHMAFAIQRQDLQRKVRVKRTANLVLFVVDASWSMAVAERMAATKGAILSLLTDAYQRRDRVGLVVFQKDRANLVLPPTNSVQLAQRALADIPVGGKTPLSAGLFMAHDVITREKRLHPDVLPLMILLTDGAGNVALGDGAPQPEAHRLADQIAEDDIRSVVVNMEHTAFDQGLADALAEHLKAPCYTLSELRAENLYQAVKAELNS; encoded by the coding sequence GTGAACCCGACCCAGGAAACCTTTGCGCCGCAGAAGCTGGCCAATCCCCTAGACAAGATTACGCGGCGCCGCAGCGGACGCCGCTCTCGCACGCGCACGGAGCGCAAACGCGGCCGTTACATCCAGGCACGCCCGGCCGGCGATGACTTGAGCGATATTGCCTTTGACGCCACGATCCGCGCCGCGGCGCCCCACCAGAAAACCCGCACCGAGCAGCGCAAGCACATGGCGTTCGCCATCCAGCGCCAGGACCTGCAGCGTAAAGTGCGCGTCAAGCGCACGGCCAACCTGGTGCTGTTCGTCGTGGATGCGTCATGGTCGATGGCGGTGGCCGAACGCATGGCGGCCACCAAGGGTGCCATCCTCTCGTTGCTGACGGATGCATACCAGCGCCGCGACCGGGTGGGTCTGGTGGTCTTTCAGAAGGACCGCGCCAACCTGGTGCTGCCTCCCACCAATTCCGTGCAACTCGCTCAGCGCGCCCTGGCGGATATTCCCGTAGGCGGCAAGACGCCGCTCTCCGCGGGTTTGTTCATGGCGCACGACGTGATCACCCGCGAGAAGCGCCTGCACCCGGATGTGCTGCCGCTGATGATCCTGCTGACAGATGGAGCCGGCAACGTGGCCCTTGGCGACGGCGCGCCGCAGCCAGAAGCACACCGACTGGCAGATCAGATCGCCGAAGATGACATTCGCAGCGTTGTGGTGAATATGGAACACACCGCCTTTGACCAAGGCCTGGCGGATGCACTGGCCGAGCACCTGAAGGCGCCCTGCTATACCTTGAGCGAACTACGCGCCGAAAATCTCTATCAGGCCGTCAAGGCCGAATTGAATTCTTAA
- a CDS encoding cation:proton antiporter, whose translation MHHLPLLINISIALAAAFIGGLLARRVKLPAIVGYLLAGIAIGPFTPGFVGDTDTISQLAELGVIFLMFGVGLHFSFTDLWKVRSIAVPGAIFQMALGTLAGYALSQVWGWPPAAGITMGLGISIASTVVLLRGLMDNNLLNTPHGRVAVGWLVLEDLATVLILILMPALAPRGGGFALSTLGLTLLKAGAFVVIMFLVGKRFIPWLLDRIAHTRSRELFILAILVITLATALGASEIFSVSLALGAFVAGAIVSESPLSHQVGADVLPFREAFAVLFFVSVGMLVNPIFLVQHLGQVLVLTLVVVLGKVFINLLIGFLIPGQARTFMVVAAGLSQIGEFTFIVGQAGLMLGLLDRNQYSLILAAALLSITVNPWMFRLIPKAEQLLKGVPWLWKRLDRHTAPPITDEKAGEQPVVLVGYGRVGGHLLSVLRSMDIPVKVVEADVERVEMLNRENVPVLYGDAANSEVLTHAHLQHAKALVVSVPEEAAAEMIVSSAHDINPKLPIIARAATEEGIQRLTELGASFVVHPELEGGLEMVRHTLLELGLPRREVDEYAEQVRIKRYEAMNEYSAAQPLVRNILRAIGEIEITWIEVPQDSPLVGQTLAQSDLRGKTGASVVALVREQKLNANPKSSTKFQAGDRIGIIGDSTQIFAVETYLRGGDTA comes from the coding sequence ATGCACCATTTGCCATTGCTCATCAACATCTCGATCGCGCTGGCCGCCGCTTTCATCGGCGGCCTTCTTGCCCGCCGTGTCAAATTGCCCGCCATTGTGGGCTATTTACTGGCGGGCATTGCTATCGGGCCTTTTACCCCCGGCTTCGTCGGCGACACGGATACCATCAGCCAGCTGGCCGAACTGGGCGTCATCTTCCTTATGTTCGGCGTGGGTCTGCATTTTTCCTTCACGGATTTGTGGAAGGTACGCAGTATTGCTGTGCCCGGCGCGATATTCCAAATGGCCCTGGGCACCCTGGCGGGTTACGCGCTCAGCCAGGTATGGGGTTGGCCGCCCGCCGCCGGCATCACCATGGGTCTGGGTATCTCCATCGCCAGCACGGTCGTGTTGCTGCGCGGGCTGATGGATAACAATCTGCTCAATACGCCGCACGGCCGCGTGGCCGTGGGCTGGCTGGTGCTTGAAGATCTGGCAACTGTGCTCATCCTGATCCTCATGCCGGCCCTGGCGCCGCGCGGCGGGGGTTTTGCACTCAGCACCCTGGGCCTTACGCTGCTCAAGGCCGGCGCCTTTGTGGTCATTATGTTCCTGGTCGGCAAGCGCTTTATCCCCTGGCTGCTCGACCGCATTGCGCATACCCGCTCGCGCGAGCTATTCATCCTCGCCATCCTTGTCATCACGCTGGCCACTGCCCTCGGTGCCTCCGAGATCTTCTCGGTTTCCCTGGCGCTGGGCGCCTTCGTCGCCGGCGCCATCGTCAGCGAGTCGCCGCTCAGTCACCAGGTGGGCGCAGACGTGCTGCCTTTCCGTGAAGCCTTTGCGGTGCTGTTCTTTGTTTCCGTGGGCATGCTGGTTAACCCCATCTTCCTGGTGCAGCATCTGGGGCAGGTGCTCGTCCTGACCCTTGTGGTGGTACTGGGCAAAGTCTTTATCAATCTATTGATCGGCTTCCTCATCCCCGGCCAGGCCAGAACCTTTATGGTGGTGGCCGCCGGTCTCAGCCAGATCGGCGAATTCACTTTCATCGTGGGTCAGGCCGGCCTGATGCTTGGTCTGCTGGACCGCAACCAGTACTCGCTCATCCTCGCCGCGGCCTTGCTCTCGATTACCGTCAATCCATGGATGTTCCGCCTGATCCCGAAAGCCGAGCAACTCCTCAAAGGCGTTCCATGGCTCTGGAAACGGCTCGACCGTCACACCGCGCCGCCCATCACGGACGAGAAGGCGGGCGAGCAGCCTGTGGTGCTGGTGGGCTACGGCCGGGTGGGCGGCCATCTACTGTCGGTCCTGCGTTCGATGGACATTCCGGTCAAGGTCGTTGAAGCCGACGTGGAACGGGTGGAGATGCTAAACCGAGAGAATGTGCCTGTACTCTACGGTGACGCCGCCAATTCGGAAGTGCTGACCCACGCTCATCTGCAGCATGCCAAGGCGTTGGTGGTCTCGGTTCCGGAAGAAGCCGCCGCCGAGATGATCGTAAGCAGCGCCCACGACATCAACCCCAAGCTGCCCATCATCGCCCGCGCCGCCACAGAAGAGGGCATTCAGCGCCTCACTGAGCTGGGCGCCAGCTTCGTCGTGCACCCCGAACTGGAAGGCGGTCTGGAGATGGTACGCCACACTCTGCTGGAGCTAGGCCTGCCGCGCCGCGAGGTGGACGAATACGCCGAGCAAGTGCGCATCAAGCGGTACGAAGCCATGAACGAGTACAGCGCCGCCCAGCCGCTGGTGCGCAATATCCTGCGCGCCATTGGCGAGATCGAGATCACCTGGATCGAAGTGCCGCAGGATTCGCCGCTGGTCGGCCAGACCTTGGCCCAATCAGACCTGCGCGGCAAAACCGGCGCGTCCGTGGTCGCTCTCGTGCGCGAGCAGAAGCTCAACGCCAATCCCAAGTCCTCCACCAAGTTCCAGGCGGGTGACCGCATTGGCATCATTGGCGATTCCACGCAGATCTTTGCGGTTGAAACCTATCTGCGCGGCGGCGATACCGCTTAA